GGCCCATGTCCAGCCGGCCAATGCCGCGCAGCACCATCTGGCCCAGCCCGCCCACCGAAATCATCGACGCGATCACCACCATCGACAGCGACAGCATCAGGGTTTGGTTGAGGCCGGCCATGATCGTGGTGGTGGCCAGCGGCAACTGCACGCGGGTCAGCATTTGCCACGGGGTGCAGCCAAAGGCCCGGGCGGCTTCGATCTTGTCGTCCGGCACCTGGCGAATGCCCAGGTTGGTCAGGCGTACCAGCGGTGGCAGGGCAAACACGATGGTGACCAGCACGCCCGGCACGTTGCCAATGCCGAACAGCATCACCACCGGCACCAGGTAAACAAACGCCGGTAGCGTTTGCATGGCGTCGAGTATCGGCCGAATGATGCGCTCCAGGCGGTCGCTGCGGGCACAGACGATCCCCAACGGGATGCCGATCACGGCGCAGAAGAACACGGATGTAAGCACCAGTGCCAAAGTGGTCATCGACTCCGACCACACCCCGATCAACCCCAGCAAGGTCAGGGTGACGAAGCACAGCAAGGCCATGCGTTTGCCTGCCAACTGCCAGCCCAGCAACGACGACAGCAGAATGCCGATGGTGGGCGGGATGCTCTGCAGGATGAACTCGATGCCGTTGAGCACCTGGTCGATCGGCCAACGGATGGCGCGAAATACCTCACGGAAGTTGTGCACCAGGAAATTGAGAGTGGCGGTTACCCAGTCACCCAAAGGGATGGTGGCCGCCTGGAACGGGTCGAGAAGGCTGAATTCGGACATCAGGGCATTCCTCGTGTTGGGCTCAGTGGCGGCTCTGGGTTTGCAGCGGCACCACGGCCGCCTTGCGGGCTTCCTGGCACGCCAGCAGGCGGGCACTGTCGAAGTGCTTGAAGAAGGCACGCACGTAGTCGTTGGCCGGCTGGTGGATCAGTTCTTGTGGTGTGCCGATCTGCACCACCCTGCCCCCTTCCATGATTGCGATGCGGTGGCCGATGCGCACGGCCTCCTCGATGTCGTGGGAGATGAAAATGATGGTGCGCTGCTGCTCGGCCTGCAGGCGCATCAGCTCGCCCTGCATTTCGCTGCGAATCATCGGGTCGAGTGCCGAGAAGGCTTCGTCCATCAGCAAGATGGTCGGGTCATTGGCCAGCGCGCGGGCCAGGCCCACCCGTTGCTGCATGCCGCCGGACAACTGGTGCGGGTAGCTGTGTTCGTGGCCGGCCAGGCCGACCTGGCTCAGCGCCTCACGAGCACGTCGGTTGCGAACCTCTTGCGCAACGCCGGCCACTTCCAGCCCGAAGGCCGCGTTCTGCAGCACGCTCATGTGCGGCATCAGGGCGAAGGACTGGAACACCATGCCCATGTCCTTGCGGCGCACATCGATAAGGTCTTTGTCGGACAGCCCGGTGATTTCGCGGCCGTTGAGGTGGATGCTGCCGCTGGTGGGCTCGATCAGGCGGTTGAACAACCGCACCATGGTCGACTTGCCCGAGCCGGACAGCCCCATGATGACGAAGATCTCGCCGCGTTTAACGGAAAAGCTTGCATCGAACACGCCGACGACGTGGCCGGTCTTGCTGAAAATTTCGTTCTTGTCGGCACCCTTGCGCAACATCTCCATGGCCATGTCCGGGTTGGGCCCAAACACTTTGAAGATGTGGTTTACCGAAAGAATCTCATCGGCATGGCTCATACGACCCTCGTTATTATGCTTATAACCAATTCATCCACTCGCACCTTCAACAAGGCGGCTGGTGATCAGTGCGAGTACGCTTGGCAGTCCGTTCAAATTCGAACGTGAGTCAAAACCGGCACGCAGAATGTCCTGCTTCAAATTATTCGACATCGATGTCTCAATGCCGCGCCGTGGTTTTACGGTATGCCCAGGCCCGCCAGGGGTCCAACGACATTTGCAGGGCGCAAATCATTACCTGAAGTTATCAATCGGCCGCGCGCATTTACCGTTGCGCGGCGAACAGGCTAGAGTGCCAGCACCTGGCTCGCCGAAGGACCACCATGGTCAGACACTCCGAACCCGATCAAACCCTGATCAAGATGCCGTCGCTGCGCGCCGTGAAGGTGTTCATCGCCGCCGCCAAGTACCAGAACTTCACCCGCGCGGCAGAATCGCTGTGCGTCACCCAGGCTGCGGTCAGCCGGCAGATCCGTGAACTGGAAACCTACCTGGGCGCCGAACTGTTCACCCGTGTGGGCCGCGCGGTAGAGCTGACCGTGGCCGGTTCGATCTTTTTCGATGCGGTGCAGTTATCGTTCGTCAACATTTCCCAGGCTGCCGAGCGCATCCGCAGCAACACCAACAGCAAACAGGTGGTGACCCTGTGCTGCTCGCCGGCATTCGCGGCCTTGTGGATGGGCCCGC
The genomic region above belongs to Pseudomonas sp. PSKL.D1 and contains:
- the proW gene encoding glycine betaine/L-proline ABC transporter permease ProW; the protein is MSEFSLLDPFQAATIPLGDWVTATLNFLVHNFREVFRAIRWPIDQVLNGIEFILQSIPPTIGILLSSLLGWQLAGKRMALLCFVTLTLLGLIGVWSESMTTLALVLTSVFFCAVIGIPLGIVCARSDRLERIIRPILDAMQTLPAFVYLVPVVMLFGIGNVPGVLVTIVFALPPLVRLTNLGIRQVPDDKIEAARAFGCTPWQMLTRVQLPLATTTIMAGLNQTLMLSLSMVVIASMISVGGLGQMVLRGIGRLDMGLATVGGVGLVLLAIFLDRLTQAMGARSSADPSLRWYHTGPVGGVLRLFGAGQAGRRKTA
- a CDS encoding quaternary amine ABC transporter ATP-binding protein; amino-acid sequence: MSHADEILSVNHIFKVFGPNPDMAMEMLRKGADKNEIFSKTGHVVGVFDASFSVKRGEIFVIMGLSGSGKSTMVRLFNRLIEPTSGSIHLNGREITGLSDKDLIDVRRKDMGMVFQSFALMPHMSVLQNAAFGLEVAGVAQEVRNRRAREALSQVGLAGHEHSYPHQLSGGMQQRVGLARALANDPTILLMDEAFSALDPMIRSEMQGELMRLQAEQQRTIIFISHDIEEAVRIGHRIAIMEGGRVVQIGTPQELIHQPANDYVRAFFKHFDSARLLACQEARKAAVVPLQTQSRH